The sequence TCCTCTGCATTATTCTGCTTGCTGCCATGATAAATCAATAATAGGGACTCTATTACGAACTGAAATAAAGGTCATTGAAAAAAATGAATTTGGTAACACACCTCTGCACTGCGCTGCTTGGTATCAAAATGACAATGCAATAAAACTTTTAATTGAGCACAAAGCTGATCCATTATTGAAAAATAATGATGGGAAAATACCAAAAGATTTTGCTGTAGGAGTTGCGAAAATGCTTTTAGAGGAAGCAGAAAAGAAAAAACAGACTGCTAATAATAAGTTATTTATATTATGTATAACAAAACTCCGAACTAATTATACAGAAATAGCAAAACTATTGGATGAAGGTGCAGATATTAATGGTACTTTACAATATCAATCTTTACGTACCGCAAATGATAATGGCAAAAGTATATTAACTAAATTAGTTGAGCTTTATTTAATAACAGATGCTACAGATGTCGAAAGAACTAAAATAGTATATAATATGATAAAAAACGTAATGACCTTTTATTGTGCTGACTCATACAAGAAAGATGAACGGGGAAATAGTCCGATTTCTCTTGCGGAGAGTACGGGACGAGGCAGAGAATTACTAACTATGCTTAGGCAAAACTTCGCCAGTAGAAAGGATTTACTCATGCCTCAATCAAGCATAGATGTAAGTGATGTTACACAGCCATCTACGTCGTATTGGAGGTAAGCCTTTAATTAACCTTACTTGTATGATATATTGTTAAAAGTTTTCATAATTTTTAGTCGATGCACATCTTTAAGAAAGTCTCTGGCCTAATCTTGAGTAAGTTGAATGAGTTAAAAAAGAAGAATGTTATCAATACAAGTATAGAAAATTTTATTGTGGAACCGCCAAGTAATAGAGCGCATGGTGATGTTTATACCAATGTTGCTATGGTGCTTGGCAAACACGAAAAGAAGAATCCTATAGAAATTGCAAAGATTTTAGCAAAGGAATTTGAGCTCTTTGATGAAGTTGCAAGAGTGGAAGTTGCGGGCCCAGGTTTCATCAACATGCATTTGAAGGCAGAAGTGTGGCACGGAATTTTAAGACAAATAAATGAATTAAAAACAGAGTTTGGAAATTTGGATATAGGAAACAATCAGGCTATTAATGTGGAATTTGTGTCTGCAAATCCAACTGGCCCATTGCACATTGGTCATGCAAGAGGGGCTGTATTTGGTGATGTTTTGGCAAACTTACTTAAAAAAGTTGGTTATAAAGTTACTAAAGAATATTACATTAATGATGCAGGAGCACAAATAGATACATTGATTCAGTCAGTATATCTTAGATACAAAGAAGCGCTTGGAGAAAAAATAACCATAGAAAAAGGTTTATATCCAGGTGAATATCTAAAACCAATAGGGGAGGGGCTGGCTAAAAAATACGGTAAAGAACTTTTGGAAATTCAAGATAATCAAGTGATTAAGGAGCATACTTTAAGTTCTATATTAGAGATAATAAAGGAAGACTTGAACTTACTTGGAGTAAATCACGATGTTTTTACTTCAGAGTATGAGCTGCAAAAAAGCGGTAAAATTGAAGAGAGTGTGAAGATTTTGTCTGATAAAGGTTTAGTGTATGAGGGGTATTTGGAAAAACCAAAAGGAAAGGAAAGTGAGAATTGGGTTTCCAGGAAAGAACTGTTATTTCGTGCTACAGAGTTTGGTGATGATGTTGATCGTGCACTGAAAAAAGAAGATGGCAGTTGGACTTATTTCGCATCAGATATTGCTTATCATGCTGATAAAATATCCCGTGGCTTTAATAACATGATAGTGGAGCTTGGGAGTGATCACGGTGGTTATACAAAAAGGTTAAAAGCTGTAGTTTCTGCCTTGAGCGATAATCAAGCAAAAATAGAGGTAAAACTACATAATATTGTAAATTTTTTAGAGAATGAAAAGCCTGTTAAGATGTCCAAAAGATCAGGGAATTTTCTTACAGCAAGAGATGTAGTCGAAGAAGTAGGCAAAGACATCACTCGCTTTATAATGCTCACACGCAAGAATGATATGGTTCTTGATTTTGACTTTGCCAAGGTTAAAGAACAATCAAAAGATAATCCTGTCTTTTATGTACAATATGCTCATGCGCGTGCTCATTCGTTAATGCGTAACGCTCCAAAAACGCTACCAGATGCAGACCCATCACTTTTAAAGACTGATGGTGAGCTATTTCTAATCAAAACTCTAGCAAGGTGGCCAGATGTAGTAGAAATTGCTGCAAGACTTTGTGAACCACATCGTATTACTTTCTATTTGCTTGAAGTTGCAGAAGTGTTTCATGCTTTATGGGGATATGGCAAAAGCGACTTAAACATGCGATTTATACAGGAGAATAACTTGGGTCTCACTTCAGCAAGAATGTTCCTCGTGCAAGCTTTAGCGCACGTTATCGCTTCAGGGCTCGCTATCTTTAATATAGAGCCTCTTGACGAGATGAATTGACTTTTTCATAAAAATATGTAATAATTAAACTATATATTTTAATTTAGAGAGAATCATGAGCAAAGCAGAACTAAACAAACAGCTTTTTAGTGCTGTCAAAAAAGGTGACCTAAGTAAAGTAGAAGAATTTATAAATGCTGGAGCTGAGGTTAACGCAGTAGATTGGGCTGAACGTACTCCTTTACATATAGCTGCTGAAAGTGGCAATGTAGATGTAGTAGCACTTTTACTCAAAAATGAAGCATATGTTGAAGCAGTAGATTTTGTTGGGTGTACCGCTTTACATAGTGCTGCTAAAAGTGGTAATGTGGATGTAGTAGCACTTTTACTCAAAAATGGAGCAAATGTTAAAGCAGTAGGTAGGGGTGGATATACTCCTTTACATGTGGTTGCTGAAAGTGGCAATGTAGATGTAGTAGCACTTTTACTCCAAAACAAAGCATATATTGAAGCAGTAGATGTGAATGGATTTGCTTCTTTACATTACGCTGCTATAAGTGGAAAGACAAAAGTAGTAGAACTTCTACTTAAAAATGGAGCAAACCCTTTTTTAAAAAATAATGATGGTAACACTCCAAGAAGCTTAGCGAGAAGTAGAGAGATAAGAAATCTTTTAGGAACAACAAAAGCAGAACAAAAACAACTTAGAAAAGAAGCGGTTGTAAAAGGTCTTATTGCTGGTTGTTTAACTGCGGTATTAGGTACTGCTATAGCAGTAGCACTCTTCACAACAGGAGTGGTTGAAGTTGTTTTGATGCCTATAATAGTAGCAGTAGTTGCAATTGCAATAGTGGCGCTAGCAGTTGATGGTATTACATATATGGTATCAAAGCCTAGTACTGAAATAGAAAAAGTAGCAGAAAATAATTTAGAGCAGCAAGCACCTGAAGGAATAAAAGCTTAGGGCTCGCTATCTTTAACATAGAGCCTCTTGACAAAATGAATTGATTTTTTTATAAGAATGTATAATAATTAAACTATATATTTTAGATTTAAGGTAGGATTATGTCGTTTGAAAAACTTGAAGAAATATTACACCAAGTAGAAGAAGATCAAACGCTAGTAGGTGATAGTATATTTGATGAAATAAAAAGTAAGTTTAAAGAGCAGTATCCTGATGTCTACAGAAAATTGGAAGAAGAGGATTTTGATGTACATTATCCATTTCTTTGTACTCCTAAAAGTGTGTTAACTCTTTTGAACAAAGCTGGAGTTAAAATAGTTGAAATTGAAGGAGGTGAAGGGAATAGTTTCTTGCATTTAGCTGCTAAAAATGGGTTCAAGAGGGTAGTAGATATTCTAATAACAAAAAATTCAAAAAAGATTGATGAAAGTCTTTCTGTTTTTAAGCAATTACTGAATATTGCTGCTGCACATGGTCATATAGATGTGATTGAGATTGTACTAAATAGAATAAAAGATATTAACGCAATATATAAAAATGAAGTTAATCCTTTACATTCTGCTGCTCGTAGTGGCCATAAAGAAGTAGTAGAATTTCTACTTGGGAAAAAAATTAATATTCATGTAATGGACAGCAAAGGAATGTCTGCTTTACATTTTGCTGCTCGTAGTGACCGTAAAGAAGTAGTAGAATTTCTACTTGAAAAGGGTGCTAATGTTAATGCAAAAGATAATTTTGGGCGAACTGCTTTACATTTCGCTGCTCAAAATGGTTGCAGAGAAGTGGTGAAGCTTCTACTAAATGATGGAGCAAATCCTTTGTTAAAAGGAAAATATTCTTTTAAAACCCCAAGAGAACTTGTTGACTTAAAAAGTCAAAATGGTCAAGAAGTAGCTAAACTTTTAAAAGATGCAGAAAAGAAATTCAATCATGCATCAGACAGTTTGTTTTGGGCTGCTTTTTCAGGTAATAGAGAAAAATTTAACAGCATAATAGAAACTTACAAAGGAAAAGAGAACCGTACTCTAATATTACAAAGTGGCTTCTGGATGAAAAGATTTATGCGTAAAAGAATAGCTGAAGAATCTGGTCAAAAAAATAATGCAGCTATATTTAAAGAAGTTCGGGAAAACCAAATAGTTTTTACATTTCTTGCAGCTACATCAGTTGTTGGTCTTACACTACTGTGCGCTACTCAGTCGCCTGTATTGGTAGATATTGCTATAATTCCATTGTCTGCATTATTAGTGATTGGTCAGGCCATTGCAGATGTGTGGCCAATAATTCTTATAGCTGCAGTATCTGGAATTATATCTAGCTGCGTTATGTATATAATAACAAAGCCTAGTACTGAAATAGCAGAAGTAGTAGAAAATAATGTAGAGCAGCATGCATCTGAAGTAATAAAAGCTTAGGGCTTGCTATCTTTAATATAGAGCCTCTTAACGAGATAAATTGACTTTTTTACTCAAATATGTAATAATTAAACTATATATTTTAATTTAGAGAGAATCATGAGCACAACAGAGCCAAACGAACAGCTTATTAACGCTGTCACAGAAGGTGATATAAGTAAAGTAGAAGAATTTATAAATGCTGGAGCAAATTTGTATGTAGCAGATATTAAAGGATGGACGTATTTACATAGAGCTGCTCGTCATGGCCACGAAAAGATTGTAGAACTTTTGCTCGCAAAAGAAGCAGATGAAAAAATACCACAATATTTTGCATTTTTGAATTTTGCATCTTTGAATATAGTGAATATTAATGGATCGACTGCTCTACACGTAGCTGCTGAAAATGGCCACGAAAAGGTTGTAGAACTTTTGCTCGCAAAAGGAGCAGATTTTAATGTAGCAAATATGAATGGATCGGGTGCTCTACACGTAGCTGCTCGTCATGGCCACGAAAAGGTTGTAGAACTTTTGCTTGCAAAAGAAGCAGATTTTAATGCAGTAGATAATGATGAACATACTCCTTTACATTTGGCTGCTGAAAATGGCTATACAAAAGTAGTAGAACTTCTACTCAAAAATGGAGCAAAGCACGATGAAAAAGATAATAACAAATGTACTCCTTTATATTTAGCTGCTCGTTATGGTCACGAAAAGGTTGTAGAACTTTTGCTCGCAAAAGGAGCAGATTTAAATGTAGCAAATATTAATAAATCGACAGCTCTACACTATGCTGCTTATAATGGCCATGTAAAGGTAGTAAAACTTCTGCTAGAAAAAGGAGCAGACATTTTTTTGAGAAACTACTACGTTGAAACTCCAAGAGACTTAGCAACAAATAAAGAGATAATAAGTCTTTTAGAAGAAGCAAAAGAAAAACGATCTAAAAAAGGTGGCGAAAAAATTAATTTACATTTTATGCAGGATGACGATGACGCTGATAGTGATTATGAAGAAGAGGAATTAGGAGACCTTTTCTTGATAAACGGCTACAGTTATGCTCCAAGAAACTTAACAACAAATAAAGAGGTAATACGTCTTTTCGAAGAAACAGAACAAAAACAATCTAAAAAAGGTGACAAAGAAATTAGTTTACATTCTATGCATGATGACGCTGATAGTGGTTATGAAGAAGAGGAATTAGTAGATGGTGATAAATTACCACTTGTTTCTTCATCTTCTAGCCATGTAGAAGACCATAACCAAAACGAACCAAGTTTCTTGAGCAAGTATAAGTGGGAAATTACAATAGGAGTTAGTATTGTAGTTGCATTGACAGTTGGCACTTCACTTGTGTTTGCTACTAATTATTTACCAGTATTGGCAATTATTGGTATAGCTGCGTTGTCTGGGTTCATAGTTGGCAGTATTGCTTTTGGTATTACACATATGATATCAAAGCCTAGTACTGAAAT is a genomic window of Wolbachia endosymbiont of Folsomia candida containing:
- a CDS encoding ankyrin repeat domain-containing protein, which gives rise to MNESEYKAKFPLHYSVINRNLWNVKYLLANGIDVNQKDNIGNTPLHYSACCHDKSIIGTLLRTEIKVIEKNEFGNTPLHCAAWYQNDNAIKLLIEHKADPLLKNNDGKIPKDFAVGVAKMLLEEAEKKKQTANNKLFILCITKLRTNYTEIAKLLDEGADINGTLQYQSLRTANDNGKSILTKLVELYLITDATDVERTKIVYNMIKNVMTFYCADSYKKDERGNSPISLAESTGRGRELLTMLRQNFASRKDLLMPQSSIDVSDVTQPSTSYWR
- the argS gene encoding arginine--tRNA ligase, whose product is MHIFKKVSGLILSKLNELKKKNVINTSIENFIVEPPSNRAHGDVYTNVAMVLGKHEKKNPIEIAKILAKEFELFDEVARVEVAGPGFINMHLKAEVWHGILRQINELKTEFGNLDIGNNQAINVEFVSANPTGPLHIGHARGAVFGDVLANLLKKVGYKVTKEYYINDAGAQIDTLIQSVYLRYKEALGEKITIEKGLYPGEYLKPIGEGLAKKYGKELLEIQDNQVIKEHTLSSILEIIKEDLNLLGVNHDVFTSEYELQKSGKIEESVKILSDKGLVYEGYLEKPKGKESENWVSRKELLFRATEFGDDVDRALKKEDGSWTYFASDIAYHADKISRGFNNMIVELGSDHGGYTKRLKAVVSALSDNQAKIEVKLHNIVNFLENEKPVKMSKRSGNFLTARDVVEEVGKDITRFIMLTRKNDMVLDFDFAKVKEQSKDNPVFYVQYAHARAHSLMRNAPKTLPDADPSLLKTDGELFLIKTLARWPDVVEIAARLCEPHRITFYLLEVAEVFHALWGYGKSDLNMRFIQENNLGLTSARMFLVQALAHVIASGLAIFNIEPLDEMN
- a CDS encoding ankyrin repeat domain-containing protein — protein: MSKAELNKQLFSAVKKGDLSKVEEFINAGAEVNAVDWAERTPLHIAAESGNVDVVALLLKNEAYVEAVDFVGCTALHSAAKSGNVDVVALLLKNGANVKAVGRGGYTPLHVVAESGNVDVVALLLQNKAYIEAVDVNGFASLHYAAISGKTKVVELLLKNGANPFLKNNDGNTPRSLARSREIRNLLGTTKAEQKQLRKEAVVKGLIAGCLTAVLGTAIAVALFTTGVVEVVLMPIIVAVVAIAIVALAVDGITYMVSKPSTEIEKVAENNLEQQAPEGIKA
- a CDS encoding ankyrin repeat domain-containing protein, which gives rise to MSFEKLEEILHQVEEDQTLVGDSIFDEIKSKFKEQYPDVYRKLEEEDFDVHYPFLCTPKSVLTLLNKAGVKIVEIEGGEGNSFLHLAAKNGFKRVVDILITKNSKKIDESLSVFKQLLNIAAAHGHIDVIEIVLNRIKDINAIYKNEVNPLHSAARSGHKEVVEFLLGKKINIHVMDSKGMSALHFAARSDRKEVVEFLLEKGANVNAKDNFGRTALHFAAQNGCREVVKLLLNDGANPLLKGKYSFKTPRELVDLKSQNGQEVAKLLKDAEKKFNHASDSLFWAAFSGNREKFNSIIETYKGKENRTLILQSGFWMKRFMRKRIAEESGQKNNAAIFKEVRENQIVFTFLAATSVVGLTLLCATQSPVLVDIAIIPLSALLVIGQAIADVWPIILIAAVSGIISSCVMYIITKPSTEIAEVVENNVEQHASEVIKA
- a CDS encoding ankyrin repeat domain-containing protein, with the translated sequence MSTTEPNEQLINAVTEGDISKVEEFINAGANLYVADIKGWTYLHRAARHGHEKIVELLLAKEADEKIPQYFAFLNFASLNIVNINGSTALHVAAENGHEKVVELLLAKGADFNVANMNGSGALHVAARHGHEKVVELLLAKEADFNAVDNDEHTPLHLAAENGYTKVVELLLKNGAKHDEKDNNKCTPLYLAARYGHEKVVELLLAKGADLNVANINKSTALHYAAYNGHVKVVKLLLEKGADIFLRNYYVETPRDLATNKEIISLLEEAKEKRSKKGGEKINLHFMQDDDDADSDYEEEELGDLFLINGYSYAPRNLTTNKEVIRLFEETEQKQSKKGDKEISLHSMHDDADSGYEEEELVDGDKLPLVSSSSSHVEDHNQNEPSFLSKYKWEITIGVSIVVALTVGTSLVFATNYLPVLAIIGIAALSGFIVGSIAFGITHMISKPSTEIAEVAEKNLEQQASEGIKA